From Varibaculum massiliense, a single genomic window includes:
- a CDS encoding ornithine cyclodeaminase, translated as MKLIGHKEIEGLHLDPAVMWDWVDDALRHKSEMLMPAKISINPGEDRFWNTMPIVMPTFGIGGVKLVNRYPDRSPALDAKILLYSTETGKPLALIDGNYITTMRTGAVAVHSADILAIPGYQSVVMVGLGNTARAAMLVLAHRHPDREFDVRLVKYKNQHELFSERFSSYPNLHFSYYDSLEEAVAGAKVVFSAVTVFHEDVVPPEVFEPGTTLIPIHTRGFTQADLVFDRIYGDELSQIEHFKYFKRFPNFAEVAEVLTKKKPGRTSAEERILVYNIGIVAHDLYFANKILELMPDAPQVSLSEPEGKFWV; from the coding sequence ATGAAGTTAATTGGGCATAAAGAGATTGAGGGACTACATCTAGATCCCGCCGTTATGTGGGATTGGGTTGATGATGCTTTACGGCATAAATCTGAGATGCTTATGCCCGCCAAAATAAGTATTAACCCCGGAGAAGATCGTTTCTGGAACACTATGCCAATAGTGATGCCCACTTTTGGAATTGGGGGAGTTAAGCTAGTCAATCGCTATCCTGATCGCAGCCCAGCGTTAGACGCAAAAATTCTGCTCTACTCGACTGAAACTGGCAAACCACTCGCCTTAATCGACGGTAATTACATAACTACTATGCGTACCGGGGCAGTAGCTGTTCACAGTGCCGACATACTTGCAATTCCGGGATATCAATCAGTTGTCATGGTGGGGTTAGGAAACACCGCCCGCGCAGCGATGCTAGTTTTAGCTCACCGACACCCAGACCGGGAGTTTGACGTTAGGTTAGTCAAATACAAAAATCAACACGAACTTTTTTCCGAACGCTTTAGTAGTTATCCAAATTTACATTTTTCCTATTATGATTCCCTAGAAGAGGCAGTAGCCGGCGCAAAAGTAGTATTTTCAGCGGTTACTGTTTTTCATGAGGATGTAGTACCCCCGGAGGTATTCGAGCCTGGTACTACCCTGATTCCTATTCACACTCGAGGGTTTACTCAGGCGGATCTAGTTTTTGACCGCATATATGGTGACGAGTTGAGCCAAATAGAGCATTTTAAATATTTCAAGCGGTTCCCAAACTTCGCCGAGGTAGCAGAAGTTTTAACCAAGAAAAAACCGGGCAGAACCAGCGCGGAGGAAAGGATCTTGGTTTACAACATTGGAATCGTCGCTCACGACCTTTATTTTGCGAATAAAATCTTGGAGCTAATGCCGGATGCTCCCCAGGTAAGCCTGAGTGAACCAGAAGGAAAGTTCTGGGTGTGA
- a CDS encoding aminotransferase class I/II-fold pyridoxal phosphate-dependent enzyme, with protein sequence MQALILAAGMGSRLKDLTANNTKCMVKVNGVTMIERMLHQLDAKALSKIVIVTGYEGQKLIDYISTLDISTPIEFVDNPIYDQTNNIYSLWLAKDKLLEEDTLLLESDLIFEDRVLDDLLEDPRKTLALVDKYESWMDGTVVKLDEDDNISAFVPGKKFVYRDIDSYYKTVNIYKFSKEFSTTHYVPFLDAYTQALGCNEYYEQVLRVITLLDDPGIKAKRLDGQKWYEIDDVQDLDIASSIFHPDTAQRKKLFESRYGGYWRYPKMLDYCYLVNPYFPPQRMKDEIRANFDSLLADYPSGMGVNSLLAAKNFGLRPEQVVVGNGAAELIKSLMAQLPMPYGVVRPTFEEYPNRCPEKPVIYQADNPDFSYTADDLIEFFGRSEQGKTDNGERVKALIVINPDNPSGNFIPQADALRLADWAEENGITLVLDESFIDFAEGQDNSLLSQEILDSHPHLFIMKSISKSYGVAGLRLGILASSDTAAIAGFKKDVSIWNINSFAEFYLQIEEKYQKDYAVALEKIKAVRAKFVEDLNQLSYLRVIPSQANFVTAEVLAPHSSKELTIVCLENDLIIKDLSEKEGFDGKQYIRLAVRSTQDNARLLEVLRSIDQ encoded by the coding sequence ATGCAGGCACTTATTTTGGCGGCAGGAATGGGCTCCCGCCTGAAAGATCTTACTGCAAATAACACCAAGTGCATGGTGAAAGTCAATGGGGTAACCATGATTGAGCGGATGCTACATCAGCTTGATGCTAAGGCACTTTCGAAAATAGTTATTGTGACTGGGTACGAAGGGCAAAAGCTCATTGACTATATCTCAACTTTAGATATTTCTACCCCAATAGAGTTCGTCGATAACCCGATTTACGACCAGACCAATAACATCTACTCTTTGTGGCTAGCCAAAGATAAACTGCTGGAAGAGGACACTCTGCTGCTAGAGTCGGATCTGATTTTCGAGGATCGGGTGCTAGACGATCTTCTTGAGGACCCCCGGAAAACTTTAGCGCTGGTTGATAAATACGAGTCCTGGATGGATGGAACAGTCGTCAAACTAGATGAGGATGACAATATTTCTGCCTTCGTGCCCGGCAAGAAATTTGTTTACCGAGACATAGATTCTTACTACAAAACTGTCAATATTTATAAGTTCTCTAAAGAGTTCTCTACCACGCATTATGTTCCCTTCCTAGATGCCTATACTCAGGCTCTGGGGTGCAATGAATACTATGAGCAGGTCTTGCGGGTTATTACTCTGCTGGATGATCCGGGGATAAAAGCCAAACGCCTAGATGGGCAAAAGTGGTACGAGATTGATGATGTGCAGGATCTTGATATCGCGTCCTCGATATTCCATCCAGATACCGCCCAGCGCAAGAAACTATTTGAATCCCGCTACGGCGGATATTGGCGTTACCCCAAGATGCTGGACTACTGCTATCTGGTCAATCCCTATTTCCCTCCGCAACGGATGAAGGACGAGATCCGGGCGAACTTTGATTCCTTGCTGGCCGACTACCCTTCCGGGATGGGGGTCAACTCTTTACTGGCGGCCAAGAATTTTGGTTTACGGCCTGAACAAGTAGTGGTTGGAAACGGGGCAGCAGAGCTAATTAAATCTCTAATGGCGCAGCTGCCGATGCCCTACGGAGTAGTTAGACCCACCTTCGAGGAATACCCCAATCGCTGCCCGGAAAAGCCGGTCATTTACCAGGCAGACAATCCGGATTTTTCTTACACCGCAGATGACTTAATAGAGTTTTTTGGACGTAGTGAACAAGGTAAAACCGACAACGGAGAGCGGGTAAAAGCCCTGATTGTTATTAACCCTGACAATCCTTCGGGTAACTTCATCCCCCAGGCAGATGCGCTCCGCCTGGCAGATTGGGCAGAAGAAAACGGGATAACTCTAGTTCTTGACGAAAGTTTCATTGACTTTGCTGAAGGTCAAGACAATTCACTGCTGAGCCAAGAAATCCTGGATTCCCATCCGCACCTGTTCATTATGAAATCCATTTCCAAGAGTTACGGGGTTGCCGGCTTGCGTCTAGGGATTTTAGCGAGTTCGGATACGGCCGCTATCGCAGGCTTTAAGAAAGACGTGTCGATCTGGAACATAAACTCTTTTGCCGAGTTCTATCTGCAAATAGAGGAAAAATACCAGAAAGATTATGCGGTGGCTTTAGAGAAAATAAAAGCGGTTAGGGCGAAGTTCGTAGAAGATCTGAACCAGCTCAGCTATCTGCGGGTAATCCCTTCGCAAGCCAACTTTGTGACTGCGGAGGTGCTGGCGCCCCACAGTTCAAAGGAACTTACTATTGTCTGTCTGGAAAACGATCTGATTATAAAAGACCTCTCTGAAAAAGAGGGTTTTGATGGGAAACAGTACATTCGGCTAGCGGTTCGTTCCACCCAGGACAATGCCCGCTTGCTGGAAGTATTACGCTCAATCGACCAGTAA
- a CDS encoding peptidoglycan-binding domain-containing protein: protein MFTCSNRFGKRALAILALIATCITFNGLTAITAPQRAEAAPITDWQAGYIISDANFYTQGNMSVSQIQTFLNNKGKYCNGSRCLKNYRGNLASFSAGSCPSAVTGGSNLSAAEMIYRVSSACKISAKVLLVTLEKENGLVTSPAWYNSRTGANAFRTALGYGCPDTAPCDAQYFGVGNQLYHAAKQFNIYKKYPNYYNFRSGKTSWVGYNPSSACGGSKVYMRNAATAGLYNYTPYQPNAAALQAGLGTGNSCSSYGNRNFYYLYKSWFGSPRAASKRTVTQAQIKALSPVISNTDLKSGMWNDTVKKLQAAMLLAVPSYPLFTPDGGYGAKTTEIVKQFQSENGLYPSGVVNQETSYTLLRKGFPVYVFTPHSYYGTLGWGARSDTVTTLQIGAKALFPQWYSAGIDWLYGSKSAAFVKAFQKSKGLSESGTIDEATAQQLRQAGIPISLVAVADPKPIYLRSTLWRGAWNDDVLQVQRALVKKFPQYAQFQPDGGFGAKTEAAVKAVQRANGIYPDGGVGPKTTELFRKNGIEAGMFNSAKSTTALNHGVWNSAVTTLQQGLRKYFPESFPCWPDGGFGAKTEAGVKAVQKHFGLPETGFVDKATADQLRSLGVPLTISAPPEELNQTLNTPLGQWQWNSRVMALQKILKYYFPAQTPYTPDGGYGVGSKAGMIKVQNLLQINPTGAFDQETAAKLQEYGIPLSYK, encoded by the coding sequence ATGTTTACCTGCAGCAACAGATTTGGCAAGCGCGCACTGGCAATCTTGGCTCTCATTGCCACCTGTATTACCTTTAATGGCCTAACAGCCATAACTGCACCTCAAAGGGCGGAGGCAGCTCCAATCACCGATTGGCAGGCCGGATATATTATCTCGGATGCCAACTTCTATACGCAGGGAAACATGAGCGTCTCCCAGATTCAAACCTTCCTAAATAACAAGGGAAAGTATTGCAATGGCTCGAGGTGCTTAAAAAATTATCGCGGTAATCTTGCTTCTTTTTCTGCCGGGTCTTGCCCCTCAGCAGTTACCGGAGGCAGCAACCTATCGGCAGCGGAAATGATTTATCGAGTGTCGAGCGCTTGTAAAATCTCCGCCAAAGTTCTGCTGGTAACTTTGGAAAAAGAAAACGGTCTGGTAACTTCACCGGCCTGGTACAACTCTCGTACTGGTGCGAATGCGTTTAGAACTGCCTTGGGATATGGCTGCCCCGACACTGCACCCTGTGACGCACAGTATTTTGGAGTAGGTAACCAGCTTTATCACGCTGCAAAACAGTTCAATATCTATAAGAAATACCCCAACTACTATAACTTTAGATCCGGGAAAACCTCATGGGTAGGATACAACCCCAGCTCTGCTTGCGGGGGAAGTAAGGTCTATATGCGTAACGCCGCCACCGCCGGCCTTTACAACTACACCCCCTACCAGCCGAACGCGGCTGCCTTGCAAGCGGGACTAGGAACCGGGAACTCCTGCAGTTCTTATGGAAACCGCAATTTTTATTACCTGTACAAATCATGGTTTGGCAGTCCCCGCGCAGCCTCAAAACGCACAGTTACCCAGGCGCAAATAAAAGCCCTTTCGCCCGTAATTTCCAATACCGATCTCAAGAGCGGCATGTGGAACGACACTGTAAAGAAACTGCAAGCAGCCATGCTTTTAGCGGTACCCAGTTACCCACTCTTTACCCCGGACGGCGGATACGGGGCTAAGACCACCGAGATAGTGAAACAGTTCCAAAGTGAGAACGGTCTCTATCCCAGCGGGGTGGTTAACCAAGAGACTTCCTATACCCTGCTGCGTAAAGGTTTCCCGGTATATGTGTTCACCCCCCACAGCTATTACGGCACCTTGGGATGGGGAGCGCGTAGCGATACCGTAACCACGCTGCAAATAGGCGCGAAAGCATTATTCCCGCAGTGGTATTCAGCAGGTATAGATTGGCTTTATGGTTCTAAGAGTGCCGCTTTCGTAAAAGCATTCCAAAAATCCAAGGGGCTTTCCGAAAGCGGAACCATTGATGAGGCTACCGCGCAGCAGCTTCGCCAGGCCGGGATTCCTATTTCCCTGGTGGCGGTAGCAGACCCCAAACCGATTTATCTGCGAAGCACCCTTTGGAGGGGCGCCTGGAATGATGATGTCCTGCAAGTACAGCGGGCACTGGTCAAGAAATTCCCGCAATATGCTCAATTCCAACCGGATGGCGGATTCGGAGCCAAGACCGAAGCGGCAGTTAAAGCAGTTCAACGCGCTAACGGAATCTACCCAGACGGAGGCGTAGGTCCCAAAACTACGGAACTTTTCCGAAAGAATGGAATCGAGGCGGGGATGTTTAACTCCGCTAAATCAACTACCGCCCTAAACCACGGGGTGTGGAACTCGGCGGTGACCACTTTGCAACAGGGTCTGCGTAAGTATTTCCCGGAGAGTTTCCCCTGCTGGCCGGATGGCGGATTCGGAGCCAAGACCGAAGCCGGAGTAAAGGCGGTGCAGAAGCATTTCGGATTGCCGGAAACCGGTTTTGTAGATAAAGCCACGGCTGACCAGTTGCGAAGCTTGGGAGTGCCACTCACCATTTCTGCCCCACCCGAGGAACTTAATCAAACTCTGAACACTCCCTTGGGGCAGTGGCAATGGAATTCTCGGGTAATGGCGCTGCAAAAGATACTCAAATATTACTTCCCCGCGCAGACTCCCTACACCCCCGATGGAGGTTACGGAGTAGGCAGCAAAGCTGGAATGATCAAAGTTCAAAATTTACTGCAAATCAACCCTACCGGGGCGTTTGATCAGGAAACTGCTGCAAAGCTGCAGGAATACGGGATACCCCTTTCCTACAAATAA
- a CDS encoding LicD family protein, with protein sequence MIASVKRWLRTSWLTRDLYQRLYDVKHQREERLANAALTSDGAKVLADFQDVMRKLDAEWYLAYGTCLGALRNHQFISHDLDMDFYLCPKPEAGIEEVKNALSAAGYRHHHDYQVEGKTAECSWERNGVNFDIFVLEEKPEGYGCYLFNRFPDSSYSQEHEFSVSLSMAPHITGKREIDLAGVMVPIPANAEDFMKLYYGENWIVPDPSYTWENSLPSRKRCTKRGYYIQY encoded by the coding sequence ATGATTGCAAGCGTAAAACGCTGGCTTCGCACCTCCTGGTTAACCCGCGACCTCTACCAACGCCTATACGATGTCAAGCATCAGCGTGAAGAACGTTTAGCCAATGCTGCCCTTACAAGCGATGGCGCTAAAGTATTGGCCGACTTCCAAGATGTGATGCGTAAACTCGATGCCGAATGGTACTTAGCATACGGGACCTGCCTAGGCGCCCTCCGCAATCATCAGTTCATATCCCATGATCTAGATATGGACTTTTATCTATGCCCTAAGCCTGAAGCCGGGATTGAAGAAGTTAAGAACGCACTTTCTGCAGCCGGCTATCGCCACCACCACGACTACCAAGTGGAGGGAAAGACTGCAGAATGCAGCTGGGAACGCAATGGAGTCAATTTTGACATTTTTGTTCTCGAAGAGAAACCAGAGGGGTACGGGTGCTATTTATTTAATCGTTTCCCCGATAGTTCCTATAGTCAGGAGCACGAATTTTCTGTGAGCTTGAGTATGGCCCCCCACATCACCGGCAAACGTGAGATAGACCTGGCGGGAGTTATGGTTCCCATACCGGCAAACGCCGAGGATTTTATGAAACTTTACTACGGCGAAAATTGGATAGTCCCCGACCCCAGCTACACTTGGGAAAATTCGCTCCCTTCGCGGAAACGATGCACTAAGCGAGGATACTATATACAGTACTGA
- a CDS encoding glycosyltransferase family 2 protein codes for MKTFESLSNPLISVGIVALNEEDYLPDMLSCIKAQDYPHHLIQVVLVDSGSEDATPRIMKDFATRATDFESATILPNPGKTAPRGWNVFLNAASGEIMVRLDAHARIPNNFLSQIVAVLAEGEAVAGGPRPTITPKNATAWQQVLHTVEESMFGASIAKYRGNSKSDSNAPQYVKSVFHPGYRRSVIDAVGPFNEKLTRTEDNDYSYRIRKAGYKIRFDSRIYSEQIIRPSLLAMIRQKYNNGYWIGRTLFIQPGCIEVYHLVPGAFVFAIAAGIALRLRGIKLPLRLLAASYGPADLVLSAASLPKVNPPTSKAASLPLIFPALHIAYGIGTWKGILEGLKETFRGGRG; via the coding sequence ATGAAAACTTTTGAGTCTCTCAGTAACCCCCTTATATCTGTGGGCATTGTTGCGTTAAATGAAGAAGATTATCTTCCCGATATGCTCTCTTGCATCAAGGCTCAAGACTACCCACACCACCTCATCCAAGTGGTGCTGGTAGATAGCGGATCTGAAGATGCCACCCCCCGGATTATGAAGGACTTTGCCACGCGGGCAACCGACTTTGAATCGGCGACAATCCTCCCCAACCCGGGTAAGACCGCACCCAGAGGATGGAACGTATTTCTTAACGCCGCTAGCGGGGAGATAATGGTTCGCCTAGACGCTCACGCCCGCATCCCAAATAATTTTTTGAGTCAAATCGTAGCGGTTCTCGCAGAAGGAGAGGCAGTAGCTGGTGGTCCACGCCCTACTATCACTCCCAAGAATGCCACGGCCTGGCAACAGGTATTGCATACCGTCGAAGAATCTATGTTCGGGGCCTCGATTGCGAAATATCGAGGTAACTCAAAATCTGACTCAAACGCACCTCAGTACGTAAAATCAGTGTTCCATCCGGGATACCGCAGATCAGTGATAGATGCAGTGGGGCCTTTTAACGAGAAACTTACCCGTACGGAAGACAACGACTACTCCTACCGGATTCGAAAGGCCGGATATAAGATTCGGTTTGATTCCCGGATCTATTCTGAGCAAATAATTCGTCCTTCACTGCTTGCCATGATTAGGCAAAAGTACAATAACGGCTACTGGATCGGGAGGACGCTTTTTATACAACCCGGATGTATCGAGGTATATCACCTGGTGCCGGGGGCTTTTGTATTTGCAATTGCCGCGGGAATCGCGCTGCGACTACGGGGAATTAAGCTACCGCTGCGGCTGCTAGCCGCCAGCTATGGACCCGCCGACCTGGTTTTAAGTGCGGCATCTCTTCCGAAAGTTAACCCGCCCACCAGTAAAGCTGCCAGCTTACCCTTGATTTTCCCCGCCCTCCATATTGCCTACGGCATCGGCACCTGGAAGGGAATATTAGAGGGGCTAAAAGAGACATTCCGAGGAGGGCGAGGGTGA
- a CDS encoding DUF1919 domain-containing protein has translation MNLDSLHSLKSKLQLRWHLYKNRQLVNREVSIISNNCIAGVIYHDCGLRFLSPTVNLWFSTEDFFTYAANILEYSPQQGAELREIFEEGISYPLGLLTPKSADLPAIKLYFQHYPSFEIAKKKWEERSRRINLENICMIFECSQPIAESSPIPELFRAAPYSHKVIVTSKHSVTGKGTEVVHLPVYDLPGYQPGKLFTTKRKLSLSRWLDDFNYVEFLNRTKGKLLTSTLE, from the coding sequence GTGAATCTTGATTCCCTGCACAGTTTGAAGAGTAAACTGCAACTGCGCTGGCATTTATATAAAAACCGGCAGCTTGTAAATCGGGAAGTAAGCATTATTTCCAATAACTGTATTGCGGGAGTCATCTATCATGACTGTGGTTTACGTTTTCTTTCCCCTACCGTGAACCTTTGGTTTTCGACTGAAGATTTCTTCACCTATGCGGCTAATATCCTTGAGTATTCCCCACAACAGGGAGCAGAACTACGTGAGATTTTTGAGGAGGGAATCAGTTATCCCCTGGGGTTATTAACTCCAAAATCTGCGGATTTACCCGCGATAAAGCTTTACTTTCAGCATTACCCCAGCTTTGAAATTGCGAAGAAAAAATGGGAGGAGCGTTCAAGGCGAATAAACTTAGAAAACATATGCATGATTTTTGAGTGTTCTCAGCCCATTGCAGAAAGCAGCCCTATTCCGGAACTTTTTCGCGCCGCTCCCTATTCCCATAAAGTTATAGTTACCAGTAAGCATTCGGTAACCGGTAAAGGCACTGAAGTTGTACATCTTCCGGTATATGACTTGCCAGGTTATCAACCGGGAAAACTTTTTACCACCAAAAGGAAACTGTCCTTATCCCGGTGGCTTGACGATTTTAACTATGTAGAGTTTTTAAATCGCACTAAAGGAAAGCTACTTACCTCGACACTCGAGTAG
- a CDS encoding O-antigen ligase family protein, with amino-acid sequence MLWAYVLIGYYLLKDRTFFQAPWIKVLVLLLPAALITLAVNYAVNPVTQIKSGILLAVSVLLVYPLGAHIARSSKPHRELAKVLLPAQIITGLQALTSVTMVAVGFTFMDKLAGASRHLGAQSFTYEAGNRVFIVFGMNVDSNHAALFGLVSMFVTTWALIYREKIFFTTRGKKRYRILYWINLVLLVIATAGCNSRGARLSLLITLAVIGLCLFVFYYRRSEYLQKKSKALLVVWVILVGGLGYTGVNATIDTLIEGEIAYYAQVFKLIHPDGSKKTSSDWKMVDDISMLRVNKGDSTKSARVYIWEETFDLWKGHRVVGIGPYNTVEYAKAEHLPSEQKMLERGYYVHNSYLDVLISYGALGFGIYVVFFLGCLVSYGKALKQRHPDWSDFFLGMTWLTIMSGVTFLTDSFLGLDYLFGILLIIMSYLIVRPSSEPMRIPVITLREAKLLSER; translated from the coding sequence GTGCTCTGGGCATATGTCTTGATTGGTTATTATCTATTAAAGGATCGAACCTTTTTTCAAGCCCCTTGGATAAAAGTACTGGTGCTGCTGTTGCCGGCTGCGCTAATCACTTTAGCCGTCAACTATGCGGTAAACCCGGTAACTCAAATAAAATCCGGGATTCTGCTTGCAGTTTCAGTGTTATTAGTTTATCCGCTGGGAGCCCATATAGCCCGCAGTTCCAAACCGCATAGGGAGCTTGCCAAGGTATTGCTGCCCGCACAAATAATTACCGGATTACAGGCACTCACTTCGGTCACGATGGTTGCCGTAGGCTTCACTTTTATGGATAAATTGGCGGGTGCTAGTCGTCATCTCGGGGCGCAATCTTTTACCTATGAGGCCGGGAACAGGGTATTCATTGTTTTCGGTATGAACGTGGACTCTAATCATGCTGCATTATTTGGGCTAGTCAGTATGTTTGTTACTACCTGGGCGTTGATTTATCGGGAAAAAATCTTCTTTACTACGCGGGGTAAAAAAAGATACCGGATTTTGTACTGGATAAATTTAGTTCTGCTGGTTATTGCCACTGCTGGTTGTAATTCTCGGGGTGCTCGCTTATCCCTATTAATCACCCTGGCAGTGATTGGCCTTTGCCTATTCGTGTTTTATTATCGGCGCAGCGAGTATCTACAAAAGAAATCCAAAGCTCTGCTGGTGGTGTGGGTAATCCTTGTCGGAGGCTTGGGCTACACTGGGGTAAATGCCACCATAGACACCCTGATAGAGGGAGAAATTGCCTATTATGCGCAAGTTTTTAAACTAATTCATCCTGACGGATCAAAGAAAACCAGTTCTGATTGGAAGATGGTAGATGACATTAGTATGCTTCGCGTAAATAAAGGTGATTCCACTAAATCAGCGCGTGTTTATATCTGGGAAGAAACATTTGACCTTTGGAAGGGGCACCGGGTAGTAGGTATTGGCCCCTATAACACTGTGGAATACGCGAAAGCGGAACATTTACCGAGTGAGCAAAAAATGTTAGAGCGGGGCTACTACGTGCATAACTCCTATCTGGATGTTTTAATCAGCTACGGGGCTCTCGGATTTGGAATCTACGTGGTATTTTTCTTAGGCTGCCTGGTTAGCTATGGAAAAGCCTTAAAGCAGCGTCACCCCGATTGGTCCGATTTCTTCTTGGGAATGACCTGGCTGACTATTATGAGTGGGGTCACGTTTCTGACTGATTCGTTCTTGGGATTGGATTACTTATTTGGGATTCTGCTGATTATCATGAGTTATCTAATAGTGCGCCCAAGTTCAGAACCGATGCGAATTCCAGTAATCACGTTGCGGGAAGCGAAACTGCTTTCTGAGCGCTAA
- a CDS encoding glycosyltransferase family 2 protein, whose protein sequence is MRLSVIVPFYNSAKFLPRLEKTLFEQQKPREEEHTEVEVIIVDDASSPEEHCLLDKAAKRNDWQLITLTENVGPGGARNTGISAASGDYLVFLDSDDEFMPGTFEKLTDAVTETPCDVLLFDFSIIDGGKEHSYTVLPESPAQLDYVSTDYALAFARGGTCGKVYRRDFLRKHGLGFGTGVRHEDTVLTKTALAWADKVAYLPESLYCYQIHAGSLITDDSNSSLEASFQAFEQIRKLTTGRHPQEIEYVYIVEVIISCAMKFYPLKVTRSQARKLFLRFVADYPNWVKNPYLQKGGIRYRLYAALAQRHSYLGLLMLSYAETVMRKILGRGH, encoded by the coding sequence ATGAGGTTAAGCGTAATCGTTCCTTTTTATAACTCGGCAAAGTTCTTACCACGCCTAGAAAAAACATTATTTGAGCAGCAAAAGCCCCGGGAAGAAGAACATACAGAAGTTGAGGTAATTATTGTCGATGATGCATCTTCACCGGAAGAACATTGCTTGTTAGACAAGGCAGCCAAGCGCAACGATTGGCAGCTAATTACATTAACTGAAAATGTAGGCCCCGGCGGAGCTAGGAATACCGGCATTTCTGCAGCTAGCGGCGACTATCTGGTATTTCTGGATTCTGATGATGAGTTTATGCCCGGTACCTTCGAAAAACTTACGGATGCCGTAACTGAAACACCTTGTGATGTATTGCTTTTCGACTTCAGTATCATCGATGGGGGAAAAGAACATTCTTATACCGTTCTCCCTGAATCCCCGGCACAACTTGATTACGTAAGCACCGATTACGCACTGGCATTTGCCCGGGGAGGGACTTGCGGGAAAGTCTATCGCCGCGATTTTCTGCGTAAGCACGGTCTGGGATTCGGAACCGGCGTTCGGCACGAAGATACGGTGCTTACCAAAACTGCACTGGCCTGGGCAGATAAAGTTGCTTACTTACCAGAGAGTCTATACTGCTACCAGATTCACGCAGGTTCTTTGATAACTGATGACTCTAACTCTTCCCTGGAAGCATCTTTTCAAGCCTTTGAACAGATCCGTAAACTTACTACGGGTAGGCATCCTCAAGAAATCGAATATGTCTACATTGTCGAAGTAATCATTTCCTGCGCGATGAAATTTTATCCCTTAAAAGTAACCCGCAGTCAGGCGCGAAAACTATTCTTACGCTTTGTCGCAGACTATCCTAACTGGGTAAAGAATCCTTACCTACAGAAAGGCGGAATCCGTTACCGCTTATATGCCGCTTTAGCTCAGCGCCACTCCTATCTGGGGCTGCTAATGCTTTCCTACGCGGAAACCGTGATGCGAAAAATTTTAGGTCGGGGACACTGA